In the Caenorhabditis elegans chromosome X genome, one interval contains:
- the F55E10.4 gene encoding Cubilin (Predicted), whose amino-acid sequence MSDILMSTNLTTEYPRTSMQDSRLWLICLAPSGWLFAVILIIYAFRKNKRRMQVFDIYHLNESNDQARGNADGAPPQEHQVHNHVNGGYQNGQVEDDLEENAHPPQERLQERV is encoded by the coding sequence ATGTCGGATATTTTGATGTCCACAAACCTCACTACCGAGTATCCGAGGACCAGCATGCAGGATAGTCGTTTGTGGCTCATCTGTCTAGCTCCAAGTGGTTGGCTCTTTGCGGTCATTCTCATCATTTATGcctttcgaaaaaacaaacGACGCATGCAAGTTTTCGATATCTATCACCTCAACGAAAGCAACGATCAGGCCCGTGGCAATGCCGATGGAGCACCTCCACAAGAACATCAAGTCCATAACCATGTCAATGGAGGTTATCAAAACGGTCAAGTCGAAGACGACCTTGAGGAAAATGCACATCCACCTCAGGAACGACTACAAGAAAGAGTATAA
- the F55E10.2 gene encoding uncharacterized protein (Confirmed by transcript evidence) encodes MTPISTLKTNSLGGTEADLTNLLNANIHHMVLILTVLSLLLLWLCSAFCKETNKAAAENLVKIHYNHQFDWVAEIGTGLPLSGFLRRKDESVVYLNN; translated from the coding sequence atgacACCAATCTCTACCCTAAAAACAAACTCACTTGGAGGAACCGAAGCAGACCTCACCAACCTACTCAACGCCAATATCCATCATATGGTGCTTATCCTTACTGTACTCtcccttcttcttctctgGTTGTGCTCTGCATTTTGCAAAGAAACAAACAAGGCTGCTGCTGAAAACTTGGTTAAAATTCACTATAACCATCAGTTTGACTGGGTTGCTGAGATAGGCACTGGACTTCCTTTAAGTGGATTTTTACGCAGAAAAGATGAATCCGTAGTTTATCTCAATaactaa
- the drd-5 gene encoding dietary restriction down regulated (Product from WormBase gene class drd;~Confirmed by transcript evidence), giving the protein MLSASTIFAWVAIFGSYVAYKVYNFLIKQRVDNYGKKTVAISGCDSGFGRLLAVRLVKQGVPVIAGVLKKENGESLKKEVNTPSLLTFGILNVANDESVKEFVKLVEKTVENRGLWGVVANAGILGNSGPDDWLSAQDYINTMQVNTFGVMRFIQGLKKFVKKQEGRVVIISSISGRTPRPTVGPYCVSKHAVEAYADVIRHELIDFNVSVHLLEPGFFTTNITQTATNDLDAVWERLDDETKKEYGKEFYDDYKNSRFSRLSHCADDLNPVIDAYDHALLGKYPKTRYWVGWDTILFYIPLATLPTFAQDWFISFQRCSRPVPASMKNHH; this is encoded by the exons ATGCTCTCCGCAAGTACTATTTTTGCTTGGGTTGCAATATTCGGATCTTATGTTGCTTATAAAG TGTACAATTTTCTGATCAAACAACGTGTCGACAATTATGGTAAGAAAACTGTTGCTATATCGGGATGTGACTCTGGTTTTGGACGTCTTCTTGCTGTCAGACTTGTGAAACAGGGAGTGCCAGTAATTGCgggagttttaaaaaaagag AATGGAGAGAGCTTGAAGAAAGAAGTAAACACTCCAAGTCTTCTCACGTTCGGAATACTTAACGTTGCTAACGACGAAAGTGTAAAAGAGTTCGTGAAGTTGGTTGAAAAGACAGTGGAAAATCGCGGACTCTGGGGAGTTGTTGCTAATGCTGGAATCCTTGGAAATTCTGGTCCAGACGATTGGCTTTCTGCACAAGATTATATCAAT ACAATGCAAGTGAATACTTTCGGAGTCATGCGATTTATTCAAGGActcaaaaagtttgtaaaGAAGCAGGAAGGAAG AGTTGTCATTATCTCATCAATCTCTGGTCGAACTCCTCGTCCAACTGTCGGTCCTTACTGCGTCTCAAAGCATGCTGTGGAAGCATACGCAGATGTTATCAG ACACGAATTAATTGATTTCAATGTCTCCGTGCATTTATTGGAGCCTGGCTTCTTCACCACAAACATTACACAAACCGCTACAAATGATTTGGACGCGGTTTGGGAACGACTAGACGACGAAACAAAGAAGGAGTATGGAAAAGAGTTTTATGATGATT ACAAGAATTCCCGATTCTCTCGTCTATCCCACTGCGCTGATGATCTAAACCCAGTTATTGATGCATATGATCATGCTCTGCTTGGAAAATACCCAAAAACTAGATACTGGGTTGGCTGGGACACCATTCTGTTTTACATTCCTCTGGCAACACTTCCAACTTTTGCTCAAGATTGGTTCATTTCATTTCAGCGTTGTAGCCGGCCAGTTCCTGCCTCAATGAAGAATcatcattaa
- the F55E10.1 gene encoding Vpu protein (Predicted) — translation MVDHTRAVFTSTLANGDFVHAEDHTTAIVVLLIILIFCLLMAMFVCYLGWSGVVTDMSDSRVGDGTLVGYDLEVFGPVDWFDDEEEMQLAPGNPAIIPRCVEA, via the coding sequence atGGTAGACCATACTCGGGCCGTCTTCACCTCAACTTTGGCCAATGGTGACTTTGTGCACGCCGAGGATCACACCACAGCTATTGTTGTTCTTCTCATCATTCTCATCTTCTGTCTGTTGATGGCAATGTTTGTCTGTTATCTCGGCTGGTCTGGTGTTGTCACGGATATGAGCGATTCACGTGTCGGAGATGGCACACTCGTTGGCTACGACCTTGAGGTGTTTGGACCGGTGGACTGGTTTGATGACGAAGAGGAGATGCAACTTGCTCCAGGCAACCCAGCCATAATTCCTCGTTGTGTCGAAGCTTGA